One Labeo rohita strain BAU-BD-2019 chromosome 12, IGBB_LRoh.1.0, whole genome shotgun sequence genomic region harbors:
- the dkk1b gene encoding dickkopf-related protein 1b isoform X2, which translates to MLHIAMFSTACLILVACIKAASAGSVVLNSNAIKVGSGAASPSHPVSPSPAESPADSGNLNFAVDTPQPLICESDEECGGDEFCFLSRGVCLQCKKRRKRCIRDAMCCPGNHCSNGVCLPNDPDMIHQIGMEEFVSISQENSTVVVPPKVATQGSPQNQMQKGLEGENCLRSSDCAEGLCCARHFWSKICKPVLKEGQVCTKHKRKGTHGLEIFQRCDCAEGLSCRTQRDGSKSSRSLHTCQRH; encoded by the exons ATGCTGCACATTGCCATGTTCTCTACCGCATGCCTCATTCTTGTGGCCTGCATCAAAGCGGCATCTGCCGGTTCCGTGGTGCTCAACTCCAACGCTATCAAAGTTGGTTCAGGTGCGGCGAGTCCAAGTCACCCGGTCAGCCCGAGCCCGGCTGAGTCACCTGCGGACAGCGGCAACCTGAACTTCGCCGTCGATACACCTCAG CCTTTAATCTGCGAGAGTGATGAGGAATGCGGTGGCGACGAGTTCTGCTTCCTGTCTCGCGGTGTCTGTCTCCAGTGCAAGAAGCGCAGGAAGCGCTGCATCCGGGATGCGATGTGCTGCCCTGGCAACCACTGCAGCAACG GAGTTTGTCTTCCAAATGACCCTGACATGATCCACCAGATCGGAATGGAAGAGTTTGTGTCCATCTCCCAAGAAAACTCAACTGTTGTGGTACCACCAAAAGTTGCAACTCAAGGTTCACCACAAAACCAAATGCAAAAAG gtctGGAGGGAGAGAACTGCCTGAGATCATCAGATTGTGCAGAGGGACTCTGCTGCGCCCGCCACTTTTGGTCCAAAATCTGCAAGCCAGTCCTAAAAGAAGGCCAGGTCTGCACCAAGCACAAGAGGAAAGGCACCCATGGCTTGGAGATATTCCAGCGTTGCGATTGTGCAGAAGGTCTGTCCTGCAGAACGCAAAGAGATGGCAGCAAGTCATCGCGGAGTCTGCACACTTGCCAGAGACACTGA
- the dkk1b gene encoding dickkopf-related protein 1b isoform X1 — MLHIAMFSTACLILVACIKAASAGSVVLNSNAIKVGSGAASPSHPVSPSPAESPADSGNLNFAVDTPQQPLICESDEECGGDEFCFLSRGVCLQCKKRRKRCIRDAMCCPGNHCSNGVCLPNDPDMIHQIGMEEFVSISQENSTVVVPPKVATQGSPQNQMQKGLEGENCLRSSDCAEGLCCARHFWSKICKPVLKEGQVCTKHKRKGTHGLEIFQRCDCAEGLSCRTQRDGSKSSRSLHTCQRH, encoded by the exons ATGCTGCACATTGCCATGTTCTCTACCGCATGCCTCATTCTTGTGGCCTGCATCAAAGCGGCATCTGCCGGTTCCGTGGTGCTCAACTCCAACGCTATCAAAGTTGGTTCAGGTGCGGCGAGTCCAAGTCACCCGGTCAGCCCGAGCCCGGCTGAGTCACCTGCGGACAGCGGCAACCTGAACTTCGCCGTCGATACACCTCAG CAGCCTTTAATCTGCGAGAGTGATGAGGAATGCGGTGGCGACGAGTTCTGCTTCCTGTCTCGCGGTGTCTGTCTCCAGTGCAAGAAGCGCAGGAAGCGCTGCATCCGGGATGCGATGTGCTGCCCTGGCAACCACTGCAGCAACG GAGTTTGTCTTCCAAATGACCCTGACATGATCCACCAGATCGGAATGGAAGAGTTTGTGTCCATCTCCCAAGAAAACTCAACTGTTGTGGTACCACCAAAAGTTGCAACTCAAGGTTCACCACAAAACCAAATGCAAAAAG gtctGGAGGGAGAGAACTGCCTGAGATCATCAGATTGTGCAGAGGGACTCTGCTGCGCCCGCCACTTTTGGTCCAAAATCTGCAAGCCAGTCCTAAAAGAAGGCCAGGTCTGCACCAAGCACAAGAGGAAAGGCACCCATGGCTTGGAGATATTCCAGCGTTGCGATTGTGCAGAAGGTCTGTCCTGCAGAACGCAAAGAGATGGCAGCAAGTCATCGCGGAGTCTGCACACTTGCCAGAGACACTGA